TGGCCACTCGCATCCTGGCCTCCTCTGCTGCCTCCTCGGGCGCGGGCCACATCCACGTGACCGTCTGCTGATGACACCGCCGCCCCTCCACCACGATGGTCCGCAGCGCTTGCGCGACCTGCGCCTGTGGCAGGTGCCACTCCTGCTGCCTCGGCGGCGAcgatggtggtggtgatgttgagcgtggtggtggcggtggtggtggcgtcGGCGCACGTGGTGGCGGTAGCGGCGGCTGCGTTGCCGACGGCGGCTGCGCTGCCGATGGCGACTGCGGTGCTGGTGGCGACTGCGGTGCCGACAGCGGAGGCTGCggcggctgctcctgcggtggctgctcctgcggcggctgtggctgcttcTGCGGCGGCTGCGGGCTTGCCCGACGGTGGCATCTGCCCTAGGCAGATCCTCCCGAGCCCTGCCGTCGCCCTGCTCAACCGGCGGAAGATCATCCGGTCCCTCGCCGCTCGCCGCGCCACGTCGTCCTCGTCCGAGGACACCTCGGGACTGACGGTCTCCGTcccctcctccttctcctcctcctcactCGCGTCCTCTGGCCCACTCTCGTCGGAAGAGATGGCGACGACCTCTGCGATCTCCGTCGCGTCTGCTCCtgggtcctcctcctcggacgGCAGCTCCACGTCCGAGATCTCCCCGGTGGACTCCTCGTCAGCCTCGCTGACCGGTGACGGGGATCGCGACACCAGGGGGGAcgccagaagctggagaacggcgcgctcctccctcacctcGTGCTCCATTTGCTGTTGGGTGTTACTCTTACGTGCGCTCATGATGACGATCTTGTTTGGAAAGATCTGCACCatgcagcgccgtcgctgacgaaacctcggttcttcgacgtatcctcggttccgttattcgcggagACGTGTACCGGTAACGGGACTCGCTCTCCGCTCTGTGTCCGTGTAACGTTTAAAAGTAACGGTGTCCTCCGTGTACACGCCTCCTACGCAAcccgtgcatgtgtgtgtttagccgataacggtgcctacggctttttaaaccctccctgtcccgctctcgcgctcctgatgcgtgtgcctgtgtgtgtgtgtgcttgaccgttaatttcgatactgtgtatcgtcctccccctttcttcggttagggtacagtgctcctccgatacgccggatttgttgagactgcCCCTCTATGCTTTGgggttttaactggcttatgtgtgttttcctttctttgctcgtgtgttcgtgccgcaggttgcaaataaccggagaatcgaaattaattattttaaacggtccctcgtatctgggggccagtttcgccgcgaatccttctgccgccttggatagatggtgctccttggcccataccgtgtctccaatctgtggtttccaagggcgcctccggagattgtagtggcgcgcctgatcctgcgccgccttctccatgttccgtctgaccagctcgaagatttcgtCTATTTTTTCCGCATTCTCCGAcggggtctgggtttcccttcctgtgccggtggtttttttcatcaaacaacgcgctcggtaacctgggctctctaccctgcgtgacgaatgccggcgaataccctgtggactcggctacacaagtgttcacggccagctgcaattctggccatttctcatcccacgttctctggtcttgtccggcaaactgggcgatcattgtttttacagttctattggccctctccgtgggattttcttgtggtgtgtacggggctgtgaactggtgccgcactgtgccggtacagccggtcagcctccactaaatagtccggatatttttgggggttctgtgctatcttgGCCCTTgtgtcccttatccagctacattcggcttgttttgctggctgaccaggtgacttcgttttcaaccttcggcaggtttcaggtaagggctgccgcgacagtgcgtccgccacaatattcagctgtcctttcctgtatgtgatttcgaagtcgtattgctggagctccagtgcccaccgtgcgattcttccggttgggctctcgatgctattcaaccacttcaaggccatgtgatctgttatcactttaaagtggtatccctccaggtatggctttaatttccttatgaCTTTTTCTGACCCGTTTAAGGTCCGGCTGGATTAGGAGATCACCCGCTCaccctggtcggaattttgagtgaTAATGGCGATTagcccataatcgctggcatcggtctgcagcacaaacggctttgtaaaatccgggcatgccaaaattgggtcggcgaccaatcttgccttgacagcttcaaaggcctgctggtggtcgtcggtccattcccatttgacaccctttcggagaagggcgttcagcggatgcactagcgtggcaaaatctggcacaaaacgcctgtaccacgacaCCACTCCCAAGTACTGCCgtagttctttgacatttgccggtggttttagcaatgctaTCGCTGATACATTTCGTATCCGTCCCGATGCCctggtctgtaatgcgatgccctaagtattgaagttccttcctgaagaatttacacttatccgcgtttactttcaggtttgccgctcgcagtcttctgaatacttcctttaggttccgcatgtgctcctctagtgtccgtccgatgacgattatatcatcctgatacgcgaaagcgtgcggcatcatttcaggtccaattacctggtccaacgcccgctggaatgttgctgatgccgagtgtaaaccgaaaggcataactttccattgaaacaggcctttccctggcactgtgaatgcggtatactgcctgctggctgcctccaacggtatctgccagtacccgtcctttaagtcgaggctgctaatatatttagcttctcggagttggtccaggatgtagttgatcaccggcattggatatgcatccttcacggattttgcgttgatctgcctgaaatcaacacagagcctccatttcccggtcttctttctcaccatgactattggtgagctgtacggactccttgacggttcgatgcatcccttttcaagtagctagtctactttggcgttgatctcgccctgcatttttggattcttcggaCGCTGTTTGACtggctgatcgtccttcatggtgatcctgtgtactgccacgtttgacgtgccttgcagattttccaggctctccaactcggtctttaaaaactggtccacatccttctccgaaaattccttcgcggcttccacgactgctaccgacagtttttcctctagccagcctcggtgtctgtccctcgccggtatcatcactctgtgacctgcgcatttcaccacggctccgattttggtgaggaagttccatcctagcaccagttcgtcaatcaatcctgggaggatcagcagctccattgacacttttcttgtgccaagtccgatttgaatttctaactGCGATTTTACGTATCCGCATCTaccgtacttgcctctttgtgggtccaacctttcctgccgcctgcagcctgtccgccagctctttgctgatgaaactcgctgtcgcgccggtgtccaccgtggccttaacgttcgcgtcacctatgagcactgtggcggacaattgcatttcttccgccttcaggtcgcccattatttttgagaggcagcacTTTACGATtcctggccgcccctcggaggctgggatcgttgcgcgtttcccgaacagtactccaccgttcggacgcctatctttccgcatcgccagcagaatgtgagtcgccggttccggcactccttcgtccaatggtccgcgcccccgcatctgcgacacgcgttggccggattctgtataaatccactgcgatcggctggtggtccgtgttcctgcggcgtatgcctccgtggcgcctccgtgtcctcctggcaccgcctacacaccgcaccctgctctgcccttggccttggcactgggcggttctgtgtcctctgggagtggttttccatttcaaacttctcccgttgctcctccagctcctcgaactcgtctgccagcgccatcagggtgtctaggtgccgacactcgtacggccggataaacattcggagggccggcgtgctgttctcctttatcctgttcaggacttctttggcagacatacccagggaccgcatcatcgtctgcatgtccaccatgtaatctttaaatttttccccgtatgtctgcctccgctgcctgacctggtccgctagcATCTCCTTGTAGCCTCGAGGAAGGAAAAAtccttggaagctgaatatgaagtctccccagttgtcccactgccggttgttggctatgaaccactttagggctctgccctgcagcagctttggcattgctcgtgggatctggtttatatccagaccatatgtaacggctgaccactccacctgctccaggaactccagtggcttgtcgttgccgtcataccgaaagttccactctcggacttgcttggccaccttggcgtagtcctgcggatgtggccgtacgctttctttcctctcgcggctgccttctcgttgcctgccgtcgcttgccatgctctgaatatccaggcttgctataaggccttcggcatctgcggctgttagtttgaattttggcatcggcagcttccggaatttgacctccagacctgccactTACTCTGCCACTACCGGGTCTTCTGTtatgcggtcaaccgtctctgccagggtcttcctcatcgcctctaccgagccctcgagttctattcccagaacattgctcacctcggtGAAGTCCTCtttcctgagattataaatccaggactttcccatctttgatctttttttctcttggtcagggcaatcactcatgggcgccagatgtaacgacctgatttctatgtattttcgctcgctacgttaacgggcggctagctcagagaggttatgggttcgttccaccaaatttatattgggtgattgcctttgaccaaaaaataacgccagagttctgttgggctcgtaactgtctttattcgtctccttctacaagcctcgcggctcttcagctgctgctgctcctcgtcgtcgtcctcggcggcgtcgctcctcgtcgctgtccttcgcggcgtcgctcctcgtcgtcgactgcttgctggtatctgactcgtgacggctccttcgagactctggatgttatgcgaacctcactggcggaaccggcaaggtgtttcgcctagcaggtagaacaaggttcagccttttcgcctagccacctttatcgcaggctccctaagtcggtccggattgtgtcggcaaggtgtatcgcctatcaggttgaactaggttcgacctcttcgccctgCCACCTtaatcgcagactccacgcaaggactccctgagctcgatttaaccacgatctcagcgttgaagcctcagccttgtagactctcagtcgttcggcgtctcgtctttgcgatcttgatcctggtcctcggcacttgatactggtctcgcgtacacgcactcgctttgattctcgcactattactcctCTGTGCTGCGCTTACGCCGcgttttatagcctgtgatggtcccgttatttcccttttccagctcgcgtgatcgggaccaaggtccactgccgcaccgttagttcccggtgcgtcctctttgtgcgggtccgaagtacgccattttaccgttcgaccctgatgcccttgccgtgtgagggtccaatgtccagcgtggtaccgttagtccacggtgtctccgctttgcccgggtccaaggtccgttgtttaccgtttgaccttattgcccttgactcctccggcattctcgcctccttcgctgttgctatgcagctctcctgcctcggaatttgtggggagttttaagactcctcacaaccttcgaaatgtttttcagccaaaccctgctgattcattcattcacactaccgtcgccgtcaattcgaggtggaactgagacggcgccaattctgttccaaacaaacgaagttgcaaaagtcatcagcgagcaattaaaaacaaaaaaggccccaggcggtgatctaataactcctaagatgctaattgaactcccaaactatgcagttgaggtaatttgtaaactatttaacgggattacacgacttggctacttcccaaaaaaatgcacagagatcttggcattctacccgtaaaagatgaaatttcaaaacaaaaggcgtcctaccacaccaagctaacttctcatccaagccagctcgccaggggcctagccagggtttccaaccggctaggcaacgaaatgacctcccagctcagcaatagttattagagctaatacatcccgcgtcagtcaacttgactgtcagatatagctttttaatttaagattttatatacttattgttagtctcaattcagagaagattcataaataaaatgtatatgtaaaataaaaaaaaaatacaaattcgcGCATtctataagctgttgacctgaatctcttcaaatcgtattttttttaaaaggtatCTTAATTAGGGttaaatatcgtgccaatcgtaagtgtatatattatatatcctccatatgagcaataggcaaaatgcgttcaaatttaattttttcagcaaatttcgcgcagcgtataagctgttgacctgaatctttccaaatcgtattttttaatgcataccatgatcagggtgaaaaagtTTGCTAATTGGATAGCACCTATAGgagcaatatggtaaaatcgcttaaaaatcgcatttataaGCTGgtgacctgaatctcttcaaatcgtatttttttaatacatatcttTATTAGGGTGAAatataaatcctccatatgagcattagggcaaaatgcgttcaaattcaatttttccgcaaatttcgcgcagtgtataagctgttgacctgaatctctcCAAATCGTGTTTTTAATTCTTACTataatcagggtaaaaaagcgtgccaatcggatagcTTCTATAGGAGCAATATATGaaaatcgattaaattttatttttttcatcgAATTTAGctcattttataagctgttttcaatacatatcataattagGGTTAAATATCGTGCCATTCGTAAGTGTCTCATAATCACCCATATGAGCATTACggcaaaatgcgttcaaattaaattatttcagcaaatttcgcgcatttataagctgttgacctgaatctcttcaaatcgtatttttttaatacacatCTTTATTAGGGTGAATTATAAATCCTCTATATGAGCAATAGAGCAAAATGCGTtcatattcaatattttccgcaaatttcgcgcagtgtataggCTGTTAACatgaatcttttcaaatcgtattttaaatgtataccACGATCAGgatgaaaaagcgtgccaatcggatagcTCATATAAgagcaatatggtaaaatcgcttaaaatatatttttttcagccaATTTCGAGCTGTTGACCTCAAAttcttcaaatcgtatttttgaATACTTATCATAATTAGGGTTAATTATCGTGCCATTCGtaagtgt
Above is a window of Drosophila gunungcola strain Sukarami unplaced genomic scaffold, Dgunungcola_SK_2 000230F, whole genome shotgun sequence DNA encoding:
- the LOC128266025 gene encoding proline-rich protein 12-like, with translation MVQIFPNKIVIMSARKSNTQQQMEHEVREERAVLQLLASPLVSRSPSPVSEADEESTGEISDVELPSEEEDPGADATEIAEVVAISSDESGPEDASEEEEKEEGTETVSPEVSSDEDDVARRAARDRMIFRRPQPPQKQPQPPQEQPPQEQPPQPPLSAPQSPPAPQSPSAAQPPSATQPPLPPPRAPTPPPPPPPRSTSPPPSSPPRQQEWHLPQAQVAQALRTIVVEGRRCHQQTVTWMWPAPEEAAEEARMRVAIEAIEWRRPPPLNPRDPRAKSAKRVAETADREGPEVTPEEECEAQEGLEKGPWEWPSPPETSRDAGPPPKLARQTSCPESRAPPARPTLRRQQSEGAEPWAEVPEAEWPARVAEEAQRQRERQRKARWAKLVLKEGQRYRVKVAWGRVRVFKAQ